One part of the Lytechinus pictus isolate F3 Inbred chromosome 3, Lp3.0, whole genome shotgun sequence genome encodes these proteins:
- the LOC135153689 gene encoding uncharacterized protein LOC135153689 — MWVSGSKTEKYRATVLAVNRSKDNLIRKRNKMCDGQSMETDKETGRGKRKKKPTRTYMYSSSELETDDEEPQPKETKKSKSKISQCNEMARDLRKQMFGANETKKSNGRTATGSGTSGEIIDLKKQLEKSRRETEDLQVKLTKEKAVREKIQQQLLFLQGVPKFIETFKGFIVDMEEMSRLKADHEEMHCPSGGSSTSSSPARSSPARSSTQSSTQSSPSSARPQVMSSQSSQECHHRKSASLCGTKLATKLSWPNVDLNRKRTKPKKTKPKN, encoded by the exons GATCCAAGGATAATCTCATCAGAAAAAGGAACAAGATGTGTGACGGGCAATCAATGGAGACTGATAAGGAAACTGGGAgagggaagagaaagaagaaaccaacacgcacatacatgtattcatcttCGGAGTTGGAGACGGATGATGAGGAGCCTCAACCAAAAGAAACAAAG aaatcaaaatcaaaaatttCACAGTGCAATGAGATGGCCAGGGATCTCAGGAAGCAAATGTTTGGTGCCAATGAAACG aaaaaatcaaatggaCGTACGGCAACGGGAAGTGGAACAAGTGGTGAGATAATTGACCTGAAAAAGCAGTTGGAGAAATCAAGGAGAGAGACTGAGGATCTGCAGGTGAAGCTGACTAAGGAGAAGGCAGTTAGGGAAAAGATACAGCAACAGCTGTTGTTTTTGCAAG GAGTGCCTAAATTCATCGAAACCTTTAAAGGGTTCATAGTGGATATGGAGGAGATGTCGAGACTCAAG GCTGATCATGAAGAGATGCACTGTCCATCAGGAGGGTCATCTACATCATCCTCGCCCGCTCGTTCCTCGCCCGCTCGTTCCTCCACCCAGTCCTCCACCCAATCCTCGCCATCATCAGCACGACCACAG GTCATGTCAAGTCAAAGTTCCCAGGAGTGTCATCATCGGAAATCCGCATCGTTATGCGGAACAAAGTTGGCAACGAAATTAAGTTGGCCAAACGTAGATCTCAACCGAAAGAGAACCAAGCCAAAGAAAACCAAGCCAAAGAATTAA